A single region of the Liolophura sinensis isolate JHLJ2023 chromosome 9, CUHK_Ljap_v2, whole genome shotgun sequence genome encodes:
- the LOC135475587 gene encoding complement C1q-like protein 4: protein MASLTLVTVAVCMFVIPAFGGWSPPYYNHGPGFPFEGPFGRGGRQGPARANQDGARDSGAGLGSAGRVRGAGGSRGIGGAGGPGGIGRFGGAGVPGGIGGAGGPGGIGGAGGNGMGVGAQPGRPSDRFPRKLPQPEVYVNPQDAVATSVVRITDQYFYKPAPVDFDNIITNINGGYNTEYGVFTAPVPGIYSINYHVQSKKGSTKEAHVDLTQNGEVVNSAKAEGDCVTASNSAVLYLDQFDQLSVNGREGTIIGCENNGFCSFSVSLVKPGRFTDLKIPRAVPMDKW from the exons ATGGCGTCTCTGACTCTTGTCACGGTGGCCGTCTGTATGTTCGTCATTCCTGCATTCGGTGGTTGGTCTCCACCTTACTACAACCATGGTCCAG GTTTCCCGTTTGAAGGTCCCTTTGGTAGAGGAGGGCGCCAGGGTCCTGCAAGAGctaatcaggatggtgcacgtgACAGTGGTGCAGGACTCGGAAGTGCTGGAAGAGTCCGAGGTGCTGGAGGGTCCAGAGGCATTGGAGGTGCTGGAGGGCCCGGAGGCATTGGAAGATTCGGAGGAGCTGGAGTGCCCGGAGGCATTGGAGGTGCCGGTGGGCCCGGAGGCATTGGAGGTGCTGGAGGTAATGGAATGGGAGTAGGTGCCCAACCAGGTAGACCTTCTGACCGATTTCCCCGGAAACTGCCTCAGCCGGAAGTATACGTCAACCCTCAGGACGCCGTGGCCACATCTGTGGTCAGAATCACTGACCAGTACTTCTATAAACCCGCACCTGTTGACTTTGACAACATCATCACAAACATCAATGGCGGGTACAACACAGAATACGGCGTCTTTACTGCTCCTGTGCCAGGGATCTATTCCATCAACTATCACGTACAAAGCAAAAAAGGTAGCACCAAGGAGGCCCATGTGGATCTGACCCAGAACGGAGAAGTCGTCAACTCGGCCAAGGCAGAAGGTGATTGTGTCACGGCCTCCAACTCCGCCGTCCTATACCTTGACCAGTTTGACCAGCTCAGTGTTAACGGTCGTGAAGGAACCATCATTGGCTGTGAGAATAACGGTTTCTGTAGCTTTAGCGTGTCTCTGGTTAAACCGGGTAGATTCACAGATCTGAAAATCCCCAGAGCTGTACCAATGGACAAATGGTAA